A DNA window from Impatiens glandulifera chromosome 7, dImpGla2.1, whole genome shotgun sequence contains the following coding sequences:
- the LOC124909711 gene encoding reticulon-like protein B6: MADHDPEYESLTKQINEHDPSSIHFEGDKKAFRIIGKDKSVHHVLGGGKSADVLLWRDKKRSAIVVGIATTIWMLFELFEYHLISLTCNILIFAFTALFLWSNLTSFINRPPPRIPEFRVSDETILRVVSMVRGEINRGVDIFRDIVVGGNLKKFLGQAI, from the exons ATGGCCGATCATGACCCGGAGTACGAGTCCTTGACGAAGCAAATTAACGAGCACGACCCATCGTCTATTCACTTCGAAGGTGACAAAAAAGCATTTCGTATCATTGGAAAAGATAAGTCGGTGCATCATGTCCTCGGCGGAGGAAAAT CTGCCGATGTTTTGTTGTGGAGGGATAAGAAAAGATCAGCTATAGTGGTTGGTATTGCCACAACTATATGGATGCTCTTCGAGTTATTCGAGTACCACCTGATATCTCTTACATGCAATATCTTAATATTTGCGTTCACAGCACTTTTCTTATGGTCCAATTTAACCAGCTTTATCAACAG GCCTCCACCTCGAATTCCAGAATTCAGGGTATCTGATGAAACTATTCTTCGGGTTGTTTCAATGGTAAGAGGTGAGATCAATCGAGGTGTTGACATTTTCCGAGATATTGTAGTTGGaggaaatttgaagaaatttcTTGGA CAAGCAATTTGA
- the LOC124945505 gene encoding pentatricopeptide repeat-containing protein At4g21190: MLNLRYSPTIFTKRVGSVENPKQICSIVVCAARGPRPRYPRVWKTQKRIGTVSKSLKLIDCVKGLSNVKEEVYGALDSFIAWDLEFPLITVKKALKTLEDEKEWKRIIQVTKWMLSKGQGRTMGSYYTLLNALAEDGRLDEAEELWNKLFTENLESTPRIFFDKMVSIYYNKEGMHDKMFEIFADMEELGMRPTTSIVTMVGDVFQKLGMLDKYKKLKKKYPPPRWEYRYIKGKRVKLPVKHLNNNIGDNGGVSHTSWIRNVEEESLDDESTCDVNNASQHMIDSGTHSEDAEVSSE; this comes from the exons ATGCTTAACTTGAGGTATTCTCCGACCATTTTTACTAAAAGGGTTGGGTCTGTTGAAAATCCTAAGCAGATATGTAGCATTGTG GTTTGTGCTGCAAGAGGCCCTCGACCAAGATATCCCAGAGTATGGAAAACTCAAAAGAGAATTGGGACAGTCTCGAAGTCGTTGAAACTTATCGACTGT GTGAAGGGATTGTCAAATGTAAAAGAGGAGGTTTATGGGGCTCTTGATTCTTTCATTGCATGGGACCTGGAATTTCCTTTAATTACTGTAAAGAAGGCACTGAAAACTCTTGAAGATGAGAAAGAATGGAAAAGGATAATCCAG GTGACAAAATGGATGTTAAGTAAGGGTCAAGGAAGAACAATGGGAAGCTATTACACATTGCTGAATGCTTTGGCTGAAGATGGTAGGCTGGATGAAGCTGAAGAGCTTTGGAATAAGTTGTTTACAGAGAATTTGGAGAGCACACCTCGTATTTTCTTCGACAAAATGGTTTCCATTTATTATAATAAGGAGGGCATGCATGACAAGATGTTTGAG ATATTTGCTGACATGGAAGAGCTGGGGATGCGACCAACAACATCAATAGTCACAATGGTCGGAGATGTTTTTCAGAAGTTGGGTATGTTGGACAAGTacaagaagttgaagaagaaatacCCACCTCCTAGATGGGAGTACAGATACATAAAAGGGAAACGCGTTAAATTACCAGTAAAAcatctaaataataatataggGGATAATGGTGGTGTAAGCCACACCAGTTGGATTAGAAATGTTGAGGAGGAATCCTTAGATGATGAATCAACATGTGATGTAAATAATGCTTCTCAACATATGATAGATTCTGGCACACATTCAGAAGATGCTGAGGTGAGTTCAGAATGA